Within the Zea mays cultivar B73 chromosome 10, Zm-B73-REFERENCE-NAM-5.0, whole genome shotgun sequence genome, the region AATGGAAAAAAGGTTTGTTTAATACATGTACAGAGCCTGTTGATGATCTCTAGTAGGTTCTTGGAAGTTTGGGTGCTCTTATGATTGGGCTGAAGAATATCATAAGCTCTAAAGGTTTTTCAATAAAGTAACATGTTATCCCTTGACTATATGTTAGATATTTTGATGGTTTGCCTCTTCTGGTACATTCTCCGCTATCTCCTTGGGTTCTTCCAAAGGTACAAACTTCTTACATTCAGACTCAGCACTACCTGCTACGGAGTAACATTGTTTCCAGCTGCCACATAGTCCCCTGAATTCAGTTTTTGTAATAAAAGTCAATTACACAACTGGCTACACGAGCAGATTATTTCTTTATGTTACATCTTCTGTGAAGATGCAAGTTCATGAATGTAGTGGAGTAGATACAGTAGCAAATCCAAGCAGGCAACGCGATCACTTAACACTTGTATTAGGGATCTGTAAATAATTCATAGTTTCATCACTGCCTCTTTTATGGTGTAGTATGTCTCATATTTCTTGTTTTCCCTCTTTGTTAAAAAAAAATAGAATCTCCTCTCCACTGGAATGTTAATGTAATACCCGCCTGGTTGTTTTTTCTATGCATCGCAGTAATGTGAAGACTCTTTTCCAAGAGGGGAACTACCTTGGGCAAGGCAGTACATAACCATTGTCAAACAAGATCTGCTTATGATCATTTGCCCCATGTAATTCCATGTGTTTAATTAGTTGTTAACTACTTAACTGAGGAGCTGAGAAGAAGTAATTTAAGCAAGTGTTACAGTGTAGCCATCGTCTGTATCTTCCCTGGAAGCCAATAGTCTCTAGTGTTAATTTCAATGGAATAAAAAAAATACGTTGTGCAAGTTTTGATTAATTTTTTTTTTTGGTTAGTTGTTTCCTTGCTTTGCTGGCCTGCGGACTTTACTTGTACCATCTGTTGAGTTGATCACTGAAGTACGAATCAGTAACCTGTGATATCTGATGTCTATTGCGTTCGTCTCAAGTTTTTGAACCCATCAAATTTGTAAGAAATTTGAATTAGAATGCAGTTGTAAGAAAAGGTTCCTATGCTCTGAACCCATCAGGGAACGGTACTGGTTaggtcttgttcggttaatcccgttacctATGGATTAgacgggattggaaaaaattgtaaagaaatttgacttgtttgggatttaaacccaccaAATCTcaatcaatccatatggattgagagctaaccgaacaagccttgACGTCAGGTTGCAGGGCATCCCGCCTTCCCgcacctcctcctgctgctgctgctggacaAGATCCGTCTATCCACGCACTCCTGTTCTGTCTCCGTCAAGCACCTGCCAGTTCCGCACGCGGACGCAACGGAGCGCTTCCTGCGTCGCCGGCGCCGGCTTCACCTTGCGCCCCGCCTCTCCGACAAGCACGGCCGCAATACTGTCCACAATCAGTGATTCAATGGACTATAAACGCCGACAGGTCCAAAACATCAAGCAACACACGGTGGCAGTCTCATTTTGGCGAGAAGGTGCTTTAGAGTGCCATTCCAGCGAAGCAGCTTATTGGGAGTGTCATAAACGCAAATGTCTCGTACGAGACCGTGCAGTGGTGGGGCTGATGGTCCAGTCCAGGCACGTGTGCCTGATCACTTGCCACTGACATGGTGGTCCGTGTGTTTAGACTGATCTACGGATCCAGCCTTGAATTTCGTACTGCTCCCATTCATGGCCCTGCCGTGCCGCTGATTCTCGGTTGTCATCGTACTGTGAATTTGTGGCCCGATCGCATTGCCTTCTCCTGCTCTTGCCCCGTGCCCAACCTATGTATCTAGCCATGTCAGGCTAAAAGCTTTATTTCCAGCTTCGGTTCAGTTCAGTGGGCTCAAAATCCATTAACTAGCTAGATAGCTCCCTGTTAGCATCGCAGATGGCCTGGTTGGCGGACAGGAAGGAAGGAAGGCAAAGCTGATGGTCGCTGGACCCACAAGACGCAGCCAGCGTGTGATTAGGCCAAATGTGAGGATTAGCGGTGCCGAGTGGATTAAGTAGAAGTGGTTAAACACCTTCTTGTAAGAGGGGAAAGGAAGGGTCTATAAGTACCCGTGTAACCGAGTAAGCAACTCTGGAACCTGGAAAACACAATAGCCTGAACCAGAAATAACACGAAACGCACAGCGTTGGTGCGCATACCTGCAAGTGCCTAacatttggtatcagagccaactcTGGAACCCTATCGCGATTACTGGACGAGGTCGAAGGCGAAGACCAGCGGGATGGCGCCGGCGAAAGCGGAGGAACCTTTGGCGCAGTTACTGGCGAAGATCGAGGAGGGAAATAGGGAGACCCACAGGCGTATGGAGTTGATGCAAGGCGCTCTGGGCAACATGGAGACGGCGGTGAAAGGAGTGATGTCTGAGCAAGGGGATCTGCAGAAATGGAGACCGGAGGTGGAGACGAGGATGAAGGAAATCGCGGACACCATGCGCGGGATCCAGATCCAGGTGGAGAAGTTTGAGAAGAAGCCGATGCAGTTGCAGACGGGATTTGGTGAAACTAGTGGTGGGGGCAAGTCAGAGTCTCCTCTTCATGAGCCGCCGCTGATGGACTTCACGGCAGGCATGAATCAATTTCGGCAAACTGATCCACCCCGACGGCCAAATCTGGATGGAGGGCGGACCTTCTCTGCACACGGAGGTATGAACCAACACTGGTCCCAGACCCCTTTTCGTTTTGATTCGGGAGATCGAAATTCACAAGGAGGTGGGTCACAGTGCTCTGGGGCTTTGGTTCCCAACATGGATTTCCCAATGTTTGATGGAAGCAATCCCAAATTGTGGAGGACTCGCTGTGAGACTTATTTTGAATTCTATATGGTGGCCAGGGAGATGTGGATTAGGATGGCGGTAATGCATTTTGAAGGGTCTGCACTGTTTTGGTTACAGGCAATGGAACACTACCTGAGACACATGAGCTGGGAAGATTTTTGCACTAGTCTGATCAATCGCTTCAGAAGGGATCAGCATGGACTGTTGATTCGACAGTTTTATCATATTCATCAGACTGGGTCGGTGACCGAATATGTGGAGCAATTTGATGTTCTTCTGCATCAATTGCTAGCTCATGAGAGACACCTTACCTCAGCAATGATCACCGCTAGATTTGTGGATGGGCTGAGGGATGAAGTGAGGACGGTGGTGGCTATGCAAAGACCAGCAAACTTGGACACGGCCTGTTCCCTTGCTTTGCTGCATGAAGATGTATGGTTGAGCTCAAACAAGAGGGAGGGAAGGAGAACAGATCACACGGGATTTTCCAAGATTCCTGTAAAGAATTCCATGGCGGTTGGTGGGACTGTACCAGTTGTGATTAGTCGAGGCCAAATTCAGAGCGAGGACCGCCGCAAGTGGAGTGCTGCCAGTGTTAAGGGCGACGATAGTAAGCTGTCTGCTCTGAAGGCTTACCGGAGAGCGAAGGGTTTGTGTTTCAAATGTGGTGAAAGATGGAATCCAAACCATACATGCTCTAATAGTGTTCCGTTACATGTGGTGGAAGAGATGTGGGCTCTCACTTCTCAAGGGACAGCAGAGGCTAGACTGGAAGGAGAGGAAACTCAGCCTGAACAGGATGATGAGGAGATGGTGTTGGCAGTGTCGGTGGCGGCTGTAATAGGTGGTGAAAACAACAAGACCATTCGACTATGGGCTTCAATACATCACAAACAGATGTTGGTGTTGGTTGATTCCGGAAGTTCAGCTAGTTTCATGAGTACTCATTTAATGGAAGCTGTGAAGGGGGTGCAACAAATGTCAAAACCTTTAAAAGTTAAAGTGGCTGATGGAAATTACTTGTGGAGTGATTGTTGGGTACCTAACTGTCCATGGCTTTGTGGGGGAGTTACTTTCCATACCGACTTTAAGTTCCTGCCTTTGGATGGATATGATATTATTTTAGGTATGGATTGGTTGGAAAGCCACAGTCCTATGGCTGTACATTGGGCAGAGAAATGGTTGGAATTCAGTTATAAGGGGAAGACTGTTCAGTTGCAAGGGGTTCGACCAAAACTGACATCATGTATCCCTCTAACTGACAAACAATTGAGAGGTCTGCTCAGTAAAGAAGCAGTGGAGCACATGCTGGAACTCAGACCACTGACAGAGCTTGATAGTTGTGTCGTTCCAGCACCGATTTCTAATCTACTAGAACAATATCAAGAGTTATTTTCAACCCCGCAGGGTCTGCCGCCCAAAAGGATGTTTGACCATTCTATTCCCCTTTTGCCGGGAGCCACTTCGTTCAGACTCAGACCCTATCGGTACACCCCACAACAGAAGGATGAGATTGAGAGACAAATACGGGACATGTTAAGTAATGGAATTATACAAGAAAGCTCTAGCCCCTTTGCTTCCCCGGTTTTGTTAGTTAAAAAGAAGGATGGAGAATGGAGGCTTTGTGTCGATTATAGGAAATTGAATGCCTACACAGTAAAGAACAAATTTCCTATGCCGGTGTTTGATGAAATAGCTGATGAATTAAGTGGGGCTACTATTTTTTCCAAACTTGACCATCGAGCTGGGTACCACCAGATCAGAATTCAGGAAGGGGAAGAGTTTAAGACTGCCTTTCAGACCCATAATGGGCATTATGAATACAAGGTGATGCCCTTTGGGCTCACAGGGGCTCCTGCTACCTTTCAGGACTTCATGAATCATATTTTGAGTCCACACTTGAGGAAATGTGTGGTGGTTTTCTTAGATGATATCCTGGTGTACAGTGATACTTTGGAGCACCATGTCAATCATCTGGAACAGGTGTTCAAAATACTGATGCAAAACCAGTTGAAACTCAAACAGTCTAAGTGTCGATTTGCTCAGGATAAGTTGGAATTTTTGGGACATGTGATCAGTGCCAAGGGCATAGCGACTGATCCGACTAAGGTGGAGGTGATCAGGAATTGGCCTACTCCTTCCTGTGTTAAAGACGTGCGAAGTTTCTTGGGTATTGCTGGATATTACAGGCGATTTGTGGCTGGTTATGGTCTCATTTGTAAACCTTTGACAAATCTGTTGAAAAAGGATCACATATTTGTGTGGACCTCTGATACCCAACAAGCTTTTGATACCTTGAAGGCAGCTTTAGTACAAGCTCCGGTGTTAGCTATACCTGATTTCACCAAACAGTTTGTCATTGAGACGGATGCCAGTGGAGTGGGCATAGGAGCCGTATTGCAACAGGAGGGACATCCAATTGCTTTCATTAGTAAGGCTTTGGGTCCAAAGAATTTAGGCCTATCGACATACGAGAAGGAATGTTTGGCCATTTTGTTTGCCGTGGAGCATTGGAGAGCATATTTACAGCATGATGAATTTGTCATCAGAACGGACCAGCAGAGTCTGACTCATATGGACGACCAAAGATTAACTACACCTTGGCAACAAAAGGCCCTGACCAAGCTAATGGGGTTGAATTTCAAACTTATTTACAAGAAAGGGGTTGAGAATCAGGTGGCCGATGCCCTATCCAGGAGACCAAATCTGAAATGTGATGACACAACTGTTCAGTTAAATGTGCTTGCCAGCTCTGCAATTGTGCCAAGTTGGTTGATAGATGTTACAAGGGGTTATGAGACAAATGAACAGACCAAGAAATTGTTGACTGCGCTGTCTACTGGGCACTCTGTGGAACATTTCACCCTGGTGGCTGGCATCATCAAACACAAAGACAGAGTGTGGTTGGGACACGATCCGGAACTACAGTCTAAGGTGATCGCAGCCCTTCACGACAGTGCTATTGGAGGTCATTCCGGTTTTCCTGTTACCTATAGGCGCATTAAATCTGTTTTCAGTTGGCCTGGCATGAAGAGTAAGATCAAAGAGTTTGTAGAGACCTGTTCTATTTGCCAACAAGCAAAGCCAGATAGAAGCAGATATCCCGGGCTTCTGCTCCCTCTACCCATACCAGAGCATGCTTGGCAAGTGGTAACCATGGACTTCATTTCTGGGTTACCGATATCTCACAAATACAATTGCATTATGGTCGTGgtggacaaattctccaagtatgCTCACTTCTTGGCGCTGGCTCATCCCTTTTCGGCTCTAACCGTAGCCAAACTCTATTTCTCTGAGGTGTATAAACTTCATGGGCTACCGTTATCCATTGTGTCTGATAGGGACCCTATTTTTACCAGCAAGCTTTGGCAAGAACTCTTCAGATTGGCTGGAACACAGCTGTGTATGAGCAGTTCTTACCATCCCCAGTCTGATGGCCAGACAGAGCGGGTGAATCAGTGTGTGGAAGCTTATCTCAGGTGCTTTGTGCATTCCTGTCCTCGTCAGTGGTATGCCTGGCTATCTCTCGCCGAATTCTGGTACAACACCTGTTACCACACGTCTATTGGCAAGTCTCCATTTGAGGTGTTATATGGTCATACTCCCTCTTAGTTGGGGTTGGAGTCAGTGGAACAATGTTCGGTGC harbors:
- the LOC100275929 gene encoding uncharacterized protein; protein product: MNWIGRKIHLYNVTIGLYMLDWWERYLFNILMVCLFWYILRYLLGFFQRLQGIPPSRTSSCCCCWTRSVYPRTPVLSPSSTCQFRTRTQRSASCVAGAGFTLRPASPTSTAAILSTISDSMDYKRRQVQNIKQHTVAVSFWREGALECHSSEAAYWECHKRKCLVRDRAVVGLMVQSRHVCLITCH